The Xiphophorus couchianus chromosome 22, X_couchianus-1.0, whole genome shotgun sequence genome includes the window CAGCGCTAACCAATAGGAACACGTCTTACATCGTTCGTCATCCTCTTTAGTCAGCGCTAACCAATAGGAACACGTCTTACATCGTTCGTCATCCTCTTTAGTCAGCGCTAACCAATAGGAACACGTCTTACATCGTTCGTCATCCTCTTTAGTCAGCGCTAACCAATAGGAACACGTCTTACATCGTTCGTCATCCTCTTTAGTCAGCGCTAACCAATAGGAACACGTCTTACATCGTTCGTCATCCTCTTTAGTCAGCGCTAACCAATAGGAACACGTCTAACATCGTCAAATAAATTTGACGCCAAAGAATGGCAAGCAAAACTCGTTGTGCtcaaatggtaaatggactgaacttgtctagcagttttcctgtaattttgaccactcaaagcgctttacactggAGTCATTCATATTCTCACCCATTCGCACATTTATACACTGATacgcaatttggggttaagtacCTTGCCCAAAGGCACGTCGAAATGTGGCAgtaggaagctggaatcgaacttaCAACCTTCCGACTGCAAGACAGTCCCCATTGaaccaaaaaaagagaataaaaaaaacttagtcTCAACCAAAAATTCTGACATGcgcaaataaaagtaaataacgTTTTCACTTCTTCAAACAAAAATTagtgattttaataaaaaacaatttttttaaaactttaaaagaactATTACAATTCTAAAAGTTTTgaccagtttaattttttttattgagataagtttttttgtttgaaaagaaaatattttttgcaaatcaaAAAGTTTTGATAACGgttctattttttgtttgacataatttttttatttatttgattgaataattgtgaagcaAATATAACTCCATACTTTTTCATTTGAACCGGAGCGCATTGAAATAAcaagaggtgatgaagatgagtAGCAAAcagaggaagctgctgctgccttcagctTCATAAATGAAGGGATGAATGACGCTCACCTGTGGTCGGACTGCGGCTGCGTGACCCAGTAAGAACTTCTGTAGCTCTGAGTCCGGTTGTTGACGAACCAACACTCTGTTTGATGTCGGTAGTGGTTTCACAGTACTGgtgaaataacagaaacagaaataaacaagtgATCATATTTAGCTACACAACATAATCAAAACCCAATAAGCCCTAAAATCTTTTAAgagttttaattgaaaataaattgtgttgACTCTGGGGTGGATGGCAGGAGTGTGTGTTGACTCCTAAAGGTCAACACACACCTGTCTCCAGGTGTGTGTTGTGTCTCCAGGTATGTGTTCTCTGTCTCCAGGTGTGTGTAGTACCTTCTTCGTGTACTGTAAGCGCTGCTCATCCATCCAGTCAGGGAAACTCCGTGTTCGCTGTCGGCGCTGCAGACAGATGACGCTGACGCTTTGCAGGGTGAGAACGGAACTGCAGTACTTCCTGTGTGTGTACTACTTCCTGTGTAGTATTTCCAGTCCTGCTGCAGTTCCTGCTGGCAGCCAGCAGGACGTGCTGTTACCcttctgtgtgtctgtctctcAGGGTCCTTCCTGCTGGGATGATGTTCTCCTGCCTGGACGGATTCATGGCGTCTGTCAGTTTGAAGGTTGCCACGGCAATGAGGCGGTAAGGGGCGGGGCCTGAGAGTTTCAGACAGGAAGTCCTTGATCTCTTAACTTTGATTGGTCCTTGATGGCAGGAGTTCTACATGAAATGTGCGTCTCACCCCACGTCAGAGGACGACGTCTCGGTGGCGCTGGACCTCGTCCTGTCCAACACCAGAAGCGTTCCCTGCATCGGCTGCACCGACATCAGGTAACGTCCTCACCTGTTTCTCCCTCCGTCCCTCTCCGCCCCCCTCCTCACCCCGTCTCCGTCTCCAGGGACGTGGTTCTGGTCTTCCAGTGTTCGGACCGTCATGTGATCTGCCTGGACTGCTTCCAGCGCTACTGCCAGACGCGGCTCAACGAGCGGCAGTTTATTTATGACGCTGTGATTGGATACTCGTTGCCATGTGCAGGTTAGGGGCGGAGCCTCAAGGGAGCGGGTCCAACAGGTGATGTgcctgacttcctgttgtctctCTGCAGCTGGCTGTGAAAACTCTCTGATCAGAGAGTTACATCACTTCAGGATCCTGGGAGACAATCAGGTGACTCCACCACAGAAAGAGTCAGGGTCACCCCAGGAAGTACTTCCTGTATTCTCGGGTCACCCCAAGAAGTACTTCCTGTATTCTCGGGGTCAGCCCAGGAAGTACTTCCTGTGTTCTCGGGTCACCCCAGAATTGGTGACTCATTGAGGTTCAGCTGAATAAATATGGAGGTGAAATAAAGTAACGGAGGAAGCAGAACCTGGATCAGAGGCGAAGACACTGGAAGCAGTGGGAGGTTGATGGGGGTGTGGCCGGTCAGAGGGAGGCGGGGCAGCTGGAgcagaggaagatgaggaagatgaggaagatgagggAATGAACACTGAGGGATCTTAGTTACCAGGGAAAAGGACGAACCCTAAcaacagaacaggaagtgatgcagaGAGACTTTGTCTGCTGAACAGTCCCGAAATGGAACCAGTTCAAACCAGTTCAAACCTTCAGGTGCCTATAGTTCACTTGAAACACCTGCAGACAGGTGAGGACAGGAACTGATGACCAGCAGAGATCAGGTCTCTGTTCAgctgcatcacttcctgtccagGTGTTTCCAGGTGAACCATCTTCAGCTGGGGGTTCGGTTGTGTGGGCCGGTGCTGACCCCTGTGGTTCTCCCTCAGTACGGCCGCTACCAGCAGTACGGCGCTGAGGAGTGTCTGCTGACCGCCGGCGGCGTGCTGTGCCCCTCACCTGGCTGTGGGGCGGGGCTTCTACCACCTGAGGGCAGCAGGAAGGTGGAGTGTGACCGGCGGCTGCTGGGCTGTGGCTTCGTCTTCTGCAGGGACTGCAGGGAGGGCTTCCATGAGGGGCCGTGCGAGGGCCCTGCGGCCCCGCCCCCAGCGGACGCCTGCCAGGTGAGTCacatgatgataatgatgatgatgatgacgatgatgatggaGGTGATGAAGGCGGTCCCTCTCCTCAGGGCTTCGTGGTGGAGGACGAGGCGTCTCAGAGAGGGAGGTGGGACCGGGCgtctctgcagctcatccaggagtCGACCCGGCGCTGCCCGCGCTGCCTGGTACCTGTGGAGAGGAACGGTAAGCTCCGCCCCAGAGCCCGCCCATTTGTCCACCAGGTGAGCACTGAAGGCTGCCTGTGTCTCCCCCTGCAGGCGGCTGCATGCACATGCAGTGTACCCAATGCCGAGCGGAGTGGTGCTGGCTCTGCGGCGCCCCCTGGAACAGGGAGTGCATGGGGAACCACTGGTTTGGATAGATGCTGCGGCCAGGCTCCGCCCACCGCCGGGGGGGCGTGGCTCCGTCCATCATCGGTTCAGACTGTGGATTTGTCCCTGAGTGtaaataacagaataaaatgtgAGAACCCGACTGCGTCTGTCCCTGTGTCTGAGACAGTCAGCTGTCCTCAGCTGGACGTCCAACAGCGTTCCTCTCGGTCCGGGATATTTACGGAAAAATACCCAGAtagcaagaaaaacaatattgtttatGGAAAAAATCTGATCATATATGATCACATGAACAAAACACTTTATCACATGTGGAAAATTTGAACACCATGTGAATAACAAGGGAAATGaatattccttaatattgatctTAATGTTAGTTGACATATTTACCTATCAAGCTGCAGGATAGTGTAGCATTTATGATGCTGAACTCATGTTAAGATGAGGcgatcaatatttaaaataaagagctgTTAATCAGAAACCTAAAGATAAAACTCAGGGAGGATCAGGGTTTATttaacagagacagaaaaataatgcagaaagtGATTTGTATTGTAGTTTTTACAATATATACAGGATAAACTTAAATCAAATAACTGGTTCAATCTTCCATTAAAGGATCCAAcattagttgaacatgttgcctaaatatgttgtcattttcctattatctaaaatattgctgtttgtgatacgccaaaactcataattacttcaaaaatgtacatcttttgttatatttgtcaaCCATGGAGGTCGCCATTTTTCCACCGATGGGttgatgatgtcatcagatCCATTCTGTACTGCAGTCtacagaggaaacaggaaggctaacttcGAACACAACGAAGGACCTGATCTGGACCCTGGACATTTCTCCACACTTTGAACCATTTATAACAGCAGAACCAACGAAGGCTCTAACAGGTGATCGTTACCTTAACGAGCTAAAAATAAACGCCGTGCTGAGACAGGCAGAGCCGGACGGTCTTTGAGATGCTAACAGGAGCTATACTGCCTAAGGTACTGACATCACCGATCCGACCGGACCCATGAAGGTCAGGTGTGGCTGTTAGCGCCATCCGAACTGGACGCTGGAAGAAACGTCAAAAACGAGCAGCACTGACGTGGGTCCGGACCAAGATGGACGCTTGAGGCTCTTCTCCGCTCCaggctaaaaataattttacatcttCCTCCAGTTAAACTCGTTCTTGTCTACTTTGAAACATTTCGGGGATGCCTCGATCACAACGTGAAAAAGATTTCCCAATTTTTTCCCCGCCGGGTTCTTCCACCAAGAAGGAAACCGTCCCGAAGGAATCAAGTCAGGGTGAGGCTAATGCTAGCGTCTCGGAGCTAGCCGACCAAACTACAATGGAGCTGATTTTATCTGAGGTAAAGTCGTTGGCCTCCCGGATGAAAGATATGGATGCATCCATCGGCACCCGACTCGATACTATTGATGTCGCATTGGGCGATTTAAGGGCCTCTGTCGGTTCGGTCCAGAGCTCCCTGTCGCTGCTCTCTAGCAGAGCGGCGGACTTGGAAAAACGCATGGAGGAGGCCGAGGGGAGAATCTCCGGGACGGAGGACAGCCTCGGCGCCCACGGGACAAGCATGGCCGCCATGGAGAAGATAGTGGAACAGCTACAGCTAAAAATAGATGACTTGGAGAACCGTGGTCGGcgtaaaaacttaaaaatcatTAACTTACCAGAGAAAGTAGAGGGCAACACTCCTCTTGTGGACTTTCTCCAAGAAATGCTACCGACCTTGGTCGGTTTACCAGCTGATCATCCAGCATTGGAGACCGAACGGGCCCACAGGGCTTTAGCTCCTGCTCCGGCCCCGAATAAACCACCACGAAGTATCCTGGTTCGTTTCTTGAGATATTCGCACAGAGAGGCCGTGCTTAATGCAGCAAAGAAGAAGCGTGACATATTCCATGGCGGCTCTCAACTGAGATTCTACCCCGACCTGTCGGCGGAGGTCCTGAGGAGAAGGAGAATTTGGTGCTGTGGTGAAGGAGCGGATCCGCCGCGACAAATACCCTGGATTCGCTTATCCCGCTCGCCTCAGATGTCTTCATGAGGGGCGAATCCGTTTTTTCGATACATCTGAGGCTGCCGCTGCATTTCTGGACTCGCTTAAATGAGGCattctgtttattattgtttcttttttcctgctttattcAGGAAATTTGGAGGAAGATGGACTTTATACCCACGCTGAGacctaaaaaacattttcactttttctcctttttgaacTTACTATGTTGGGAGGCCTCTCACTGTGGCTaaatcttatttcatttttttgcctGGACCACGGATGGTGTTTTGAGCGTCCAGTTGTCGCtgtgggttagggttagggaaCTTAGAATCGGGAGTTGTATGCTGTTTGGAAACGTTAGTGACATCTTTTTGGGTTGTTCTTTTCTGTCGTTTGGGGACAGGATAGGGGAGGGTGAATGCTGCTGTTTGCagattcagtattttatttattttatttgtttttatgttaaatgtcaggaacctaaatgtgttttttctcttttttatacaTACACAAATGTCTATGTACAGCCCAACCTATTCAAATATGACACCCAGGGTTTAAGAGCTGTTTTCTGCCCTTATAGTTTGTATGTCTGGCTCTCTTAGGATTGTTACCTGGAATGTACAGGGACTGGGCCATGtgatcaagaagaagaaggttttgtctttcttgaaaaaaaataaacttgacataGCACTATTACAAGAAACTAGGTTATCTGCTACAGAACATTTGAAACTTAAAAGGGACTGGGTAGGTAATGTATATTTTTCCGCCCATTCACAAAATAAGAAGGGTACGGCCATTCTCATACACAAGAACCTTCCTTTTATTCTGGAGCATGAGGAGAAGGATTCAGAGGGGAGATTTATTCTAATTACAGGGTCGATCCATGGACAACATATAACTATTCTCAATGTATACGCTCCTAATGATGACTCGCCTCAGTTTATGTCACGAATGATCTTATTATTTAACCATCATTGCAAAGGAATTGGTTTTTTGGCTGGTGACTTTAATTGCGTAATGAACGCATCTCTGGATTGGTCCTCCTCTGCGAAATTGCCGAACCCGAAAGCTTCAGCTGTCCTAAAAGACTTATGCACAGATACTGGTTTGATAGATATTTGGCGACATTTACATCCTAAAACAAGGGActatacattttattcacatcCCCATAACTCTTATTCCAGgctggattatttttttatccccaAATCGCTTTTACACTCAGTTCAAAGCTGTAACTTAGACCCCATAGTCTTGTCAGATCATGCACCAGTATTTTTAAGTGTTGATCCAGTATTACGTATGCCTAGAACTTTCACTTGGAAATTCAATACCTCCtttttagataataaatccTTTTGCAACTTTGTCCGGAATAACCTATTGCAGTTCTGGCTTGACAACAAAAACTCTCCTGTATCTTCTGCTATGATCTGGGATGCAGCAAAAGCTACTTTGCGCGGCCATCTTATTTCTTACTGCTCTCACCAGAAAGCGGCTCTAGCGGAGAGAAGAAATAACCTTGAAAAAGAGGTGATTCGACTAgaacaaatacacaaacaatCACCAACATTGTCAAATTTAAAGGCACTAATGGCTGTTAAATCTGAGCTTAATATAGACTACACCCGCCAAGTTCAGAAATTACTACTTTATACTAAACAGAAATACTATGAATTTGGTAATAAGTCCAGTCACATGCTTTCTCATTTATTGAAAAATCAAGATAATAGTCGCTTAATCAATACGATAAGAACGCAAAACGAAGACGTCTCATATGACCCAATAATTATTAACAGCACTTTCCGGGATTTTTACACATCTCTATACAATACAGACATGGCTGACCCAGAAGATATCACCTCCTATTTGAGCAATATATCTCTACCTTCTGTCACGGGAGAGGATCGTGCTTTTTTAGATGCTGCAATCACTCCGGAGGAAGTTTGGGCTGCAATTAAATCTATGCCAAACGGAAAGTGTCCTGGACCTGACGAGTTTCCATTGGaattttttaagtcattttggCCAGAGATTCAACCAATATTAATGCCCGCTGTTAATGACATTCTGAGAAATGGCATCCCCCCCTCGTGGAGACACGCTTCCATCAGTCTTCTTTTAAAAGAAGGTAAAAGTCCCCTGGATTGTTCCTCCTTCAGACCTATTAGTTTGCTTAACGTTGATTATAAAATTGTGGCAAAAGTTTTGGCCCGGAGATTGGAAAATATCCTCCCTAAAATAATAAACCCAGATCAGGcaggttttataaaaatgagATATGGCACAGACAATATACGACGCGTTCTTAACGTTGTTCAGTACCTTAACACTTACAAAAAGCCTGCAGTAATTGTTTCCCTTGATGCCGAGAAGGCCTTTGACCGAGTTGAATGGCAGTTTCTTTTTCAGGTGTTACATAAATTCGGTCTGGGCCCAAATTTCATCAACCTGGTTAAAAGCTTTTATTCAGACCCAACAGCCTCAGTTAACACAAACGGCTTGATGTCTGAGCCCTTTAAGATTCATAGGGGCTGTAGGCAGGGGTGCCCCCTCTCACCCTTACTGTTTACATTGTTTATTGAACCTCTGGCCGAGATTATCAGGACTAATCCAGATGTATCTGGAATCAATATAGGCGGTAGAAATCATGTAATTTCACTATTCGCAGATGATGTACTTCTGTATATGTGCAATCCTGAGAAATCAATTCCAGCTATCTTGGAATCTATGGCCACGTTCAGTGCTTTGTCAGGATACAAAATCAACTTAGGAAAGTCTGTCGCCACCCCTTTCGGCATCCCCCCAGAATAGTTCATGCAATCTCCCTTTCAAATGTCTATGAGAGGCTTCAAGTATCTGgtgtaaaggaagaattatttattagaactttgaacaaaacgtttggctcgtatctTCCTTTAAAAGCCGGGtcctctcggcgagcagcgcagctgtaaaacgaaactaaacaaggcgtgttgacgtcacagatcacagagtttaattcatacaaagcaacgcatgaatcagttaacaaagctgcagaggtacagagatatgcatttgatcacaaaataacagacaaggagagacagacaaacacaaaacacagagacagacaaaggcgcccacgtggagaaaaatggaaaaaactctctctataTTAGCGTTGCATGTACTTTATACTGAGTAggtgtttcctcactttaatatatgcaaagaaggcgttctgttgttcaaccaatcagagacctgtttcggccccccaGAGAACCCCGGAAACTCCCCTCCTTACAACTCAGCTCTGTTCTCTGTCAAACCAAGCAGGAGGGAAAAAGCCCTTAATCCTGTGCGTACCACGCACGAAtgtccccagcaccgaagtcctgatataaatctcgccgactcccctggagtttcttcctcccacattccagctgccgtttccatggagatgctaattttatggcttttgtgtgctcttaagcagacagtggaaggcgtctgtTTGTCTCCTTGGGCCTCTCTCTGGGTCccacaaaacctgtttttcaaataagagtgcttaatatacctttacacatgttgtaagtattttagcactaaaataatcattttccttaacactgGGTATTTTTGTTACACATGATCTGAATAATCTTTTTGGAGCTAATTATTCACCTCTAATTCAGAAGATAAAACACGATTTAATAAAATGGGCTCCCCTGCCAACTTCTTTCTTAGGGAGAAtcaatattataaaaatgaatattctCTCGCGACTTAACTATTTATATCAAAATCTTCCCTGCTATTTATCTCCTGCACACTTTAAGTCACTAAATTCTCATTTATCTCGCTTTGTTTGGAACAACAAACACCCAAGAGTTAAGTTTTCTATATTAACTAAGCCAAAACATCTTGGAGGTCTGTCATTACCATCCCTGCAACTTTATTATTGGGCAGcacaacttaaaataatttcaaattggTTTATGAATAGAAGTAACTCTTTATGGTTAGATCTGGAATCCCAATCCTGTTTCCCCAGCAAACTTAATTCTCTTTTCTTTATAAGTGGCATAGACCAAATACCCCATCTCAGAAGCAACTTTATTGTTTATAATACCTTGCTGGCTTGGCGAGATGTGAAGAAACATCTTAATATCTCTCCCATCCTCTCTTCTTGGTCGTCGTTAACCTTGAACCCAGATTTACCAGCGGAGATTAGAAACATTGGTTTGTCTGAATGGTCATCTagggcagtggttctcaaacttttttcagtgatgtacccccttaaaaatatatttttagtcaagtaccccctgacacgggcaaaacatttttggaataaaaaagaggtacagtgctgtaaataccctgtaaatactgaatataaaattcagtgcatgaacacacatttatattttattgaactttttacaaaataattttcccaagacttattatgaggagcctactgattttttaaagatattttgaaaagcttcacgtaccccctgcagtacctccacgtacccccaggggtacacgtacccccatttgagaaccactgatctagGGGACTGTCAATTATTTTGGACATACTGGACTCTGACTCTGTTAAATCCTTTGAACAAATTAAGACCAATTTCAATATTTCTAATAGAGATTTTTATAAATACCTACAGATCCGTCATTTTGTGAACTCTCTCAGGAGAACAGGAGACTTACGCACAAGATTGTCAGAGTTAGAAAATATAATTGTCATGACCAAATCTCCAAAAGGACTTATCTCCAAGATATATAGTTTATTATCTGGCTCTGACTCCTCAGCTTACGATGCTATGAAGCTGGTGTGGGAACATGATCTAAGGCTGAAGTTTGATCTAGCAGATTGGGAGGAAATTTGTATTAGGGTTTTTCCCAAATGCACCTCAGTTTCTATACATGAGCAgaactttaaatttttctaCCGAACTTATTATACACCTGTTCGCCTTCGGAGGATGTTTCCAGATACTTTAGATCTTTGTCgtaaatgcaaaataca containing:
- the LOC114137879 gene encoding E3 ubiquitin-protein ligase parkin-like; the protein is MTLTCGVCSTFFVYCKRCSSIQSGKLRVRCRRCRQMTLTLCRGPSCWDDVLLPGRIHGVCQFEGCHGNEAEFYMKCASHPTSEDDVSVALDLVLSNTRSVPCIGCTDIRDVVLVFQCSDRHVICLDCFQRYCQTRLNERQFIYDAVIGYSLPCAAGCENSLIRELHHFRILGDNQYGRYQQYGAEECLLTAGGVLCPSPGCGAGLLPPEGSRKVECDRRLLGCGFVFCRDCREGFHEGPCEGPAAPPPADACQGFVVEDEASQRGRWDRASLQLIQESTRRCPRCLVPVERNGGCMHMQCTQCRAEWCWLCGAPWNRECMGNHWFG